In Oryza sativa Japonica Group chromosome 11, ASM3414082v1, the following are encoded in one genomic region:
- the LOC107279515 gene encoding polyol transporter 5-like: MLGGNNHCHSHQRISYDRDRSVLIGGGGRRAMASGGDDAAAPLLASKHGGEPRRNTFAFACATLASMTTILMGYNLALMSGAELFIREDLGLADEQVEVLSGSMNVFMLASILAAGTVADAAGRRGTLVLANALLMAGALAMSLGGSYAALMAARFVTSVGVGFAVVVAPVYAVEISPASSRGVLSSLPEIFINAGILLSYVSNYALAGLPLRLGWRVMFAAGVVPPVFLAAGVLAMPESPRWLAMRGRDAEARAVLARTSDTPAEADLRLEEITRAVAAQAGVAGGVWRQLLVRPTPTVRRIMTNVLSLHFFQQASGIDVIVLYSPLVFKQAGMASNTSVLAATVAVGVVKTCSILVATLLSDRVGRRPLLLWSAAGMAVALASLALTLCVGAGAPSPARAAAGVASAAAYVAAFSVGLGPLAPSYGSEIMPLWLRAQGAGVGVAVNRVTCGVLSMTFISVAGGITMAGCFFVYAGAAVAAWVFVYVRLPETRGRSLEDMDVLFTK, encoded by the exons ATGTTAGGTGGTAATAATCACTGCCATTCTCACCAG aGAATTTCGTACGACAGAGATCGTTCTGtcctcatcggcggcggcgggcgacgcgccatggcgagcggtggcgacgacgcggcagcgccgctcctcgcctcgaagcacggcggcgagcctcGCCGGAACACGTTCGCGTTCGCCTGCGCCACGCTCGCCTCCATGACCACCATCCTCATGGGCTACA ATCTCGCGCTGATGAGCGGAGCCGAGCTGTTCATCCGGGAGGACCTGGGGCTCGCCGACGAGCAGGTGGAGGTGCTGTCCGGGTCGATGAACGTGTTCATGCTCGCgtccatcctcgccgccggcacggtggcggacgccgccggccgccgcggcacgCTCGTGCTGGCGAACGCGCTGCTCATGGCCGGCGCGCTCGCCATGTCGCTGGGCGGCAGCTACGCGGCGCTCATGGCGGCGCGCTTCGTCACCAGCGTCGGCGTCGGGTtcgccgtcgtcgtggcgcCGGTGTACGCCGTCGAGATCTCCCCGGCGTCCTCGCGCGGGGTGCTGTCCTCCCTGCCGGAGATATTCATCAACGCCGGGATCCTCCTCAGCTACGTCTCCAACTACGCCCTCGCCGGCCTCCCGCTGCGCCTCGGCTGGCGCGTCATGTTCGCCGCGGGCGTCGTGCCGCCCGTGTTCCTCGCCGCGGGCGTGCTCGCCATGCCGGAGTCGCCCCGGTGGCTCGCCATGCGCGGGCGCGACGCCGAGGCGCGCGCCGTGCTCGCGCGCACCTCGGATACCCCCGCGGAGGCGGACCTCCGCCTCGAGGAGATCACGCGGGCCGTCGCGGCGCAGgccggcgtggccggcggcgtctGGAGGCAGCTGCTCGTCCGGCCAACGCCGACGGTGCGGCGGATCATGACCAACGTGCTGTCCCTCCACTTCTTCCAGCAAGCGTCCGGCATCGACGTCATCGTGCTCTACAGCCCGCTGGTGTTCAAGCAGGCCGGCATGGCGTCGAACACCTCCGTGCtggccgccaccgtcgccgtggGCGTCGTCAAGACGTGCTCCATCCTCGTCGCCACGCTCCTCTCCgaccgcgtcggccgccgcccgctgctgcTGTGGAGCGCGGCGGGGATGGCCGTGGCGCTGGCCTCGCTGGCGCTGACGCTctgcgtcggcgccggcgcgccgtccccggcgcgcgcggcggcgggcgtggcgtcggcggcggcgtacgtgGCGGCGTTCTCGGTGGGGCTCGGGCCGCTGGCGCCGTCGTACGGCAGCGAGATCATGCCGCTGTGGCTGCGGGCGCAGGGCGCGGGCGTCGGCGTGGCGGTGAACCGGGTGACGTGCGGCGTGCTGAGCATGACGTTCATCTCGGTCGCCGGCGGCATCACCATGGCCGGGTGCTTCTTCGTGTAcgctggcgcggcggtggcggcgtgggtgTTCGTGTACGTGCGGCTGCCGGAGACGAGGGGCCGGAGCTTGGAGGACATGGACGTGCTCTTCACCAAGTGA
- the LOC136351145 gene encoding uncharacterized protein — protein sequence MTTSRRLADRKTAKFQKNITKRGSVPETTVKKGNDYPVGPLVLGFFIFVVIGSSLFQIIRTATSGGMA from the exons ATG ACTACTTCAAGGCGCCTTGCTGACAGGAAGACTGCAAAGTTCCAGAAGAATATCACCAAGAGGGGTTCAGTGCCTGAAACTACTGTGAAGAAGGGGAACGACTATCCAGTTGGACCTCTTGTGCTTGGATTCTTCATATTTGTGGTCATTGGATCAT CTTTGTTTCAGATAATCAGGACAGCAACTAGCGGCGGGATGGCCTAA
- the LOC107277428 gene encoding OBERON-like protein has translation MAPSSRRKFRRKKPSQKVDSIGLQTPRSSALENQEPLLSSEYSGHNSAIQNIPEDLTVWDVVKGDVAIVASKMKSMTERLLEELKIALRLLMEDIDDQSHVEQLVRLQKHVEIRPDLTSATLLTAHHVQLEMFVALKMGIPAYLHENVSVPRSRLAEIFAYERCKNISCQSVLPAEECDCDVCCCRRGFCNLCMCVVCNGFDFDVNTCRWIGCDGCSHWTHAGCAIREEQIKTVITVEDGVAHYVTVFFCKACHGTSELLGWVRNVFQHCAKIWGTDALARELEYVQEVFSVSEDSKGKKLFEKCTDLIERLKVVQAESMGPEVLLQALQEIELDDAPEITENEKQVQQNTDPHETCNNQLSEYVQETAMTNKKVRLSVDAITDGEVEKAKEAEQQLQPMAAEQEEVPPPPASSSGGVAAPTTQNAMLCKILDALSGMPSPPSSESAAAVSKVHELLREALSMPRSSGRATAAAVDDDDVAQNGRDRNDGDDPRQMMMLKEIYDMVIGMTKTMTK, from the exons CCCTCATCCCGTCGAAAATTCCGTCGGAAGAAACCTTCACAAAAGGTCGACTCCATAGGCCTTCAGACACCGCGCTCTTCGGCCTTGGAAAACCAAGAACCCTTGCTGAGTTCTGAATATTCAGGACACAATTCTGCCATACAGAAT ATCCCTGAAGATTTGACCGTCTGGGATGTTGTCAAAGGCGACGTCGCCATTGTTGCCAGCAAAATGAAATCCATGACAGAGCGGCTGCTGGAAGAACTCAAGATCGCGCTCCGGTTGCTCATGGAGGACATCGATGATCAGAGCCATGTAGAGCAACTCGTTCGTCTTCAGAAGCATGTCGAAATCAGGCCTGACCTGACATCGGCAACGCTTCTGACGGCTCACCATGTGCAGTTGGAGATGTTTGTTGCCCTCAAGATGGGGATCCCGGCATATCTGCACGAAAATGTCAGCGTGCCACGGAGCCGTCTCGCGGAGATCTTCGCCTACGAGAGATGCAAGAACATCTCCTGCCAGAGTGTTCTCCCAGCTGAGGAGTGCGACTGCGATGTCTGCTGCTGCAGGAGAGGCTTCTGCAACCTCTGCATGTGTGTGGTCTGCAACGGGTTCGATTTCGATGTCAACACATGCCGCTGGATTGGGTGTGACGGCTGCTCTCACTGGACCCACGCTGGCTGCGCAATTCGTGAGGAGCAGATCAAGACTGTGATTACGGTTGAAGATGGAGTTGCCCACTATGTGACAGTGTTCTTCTGCAAGGCCTGCCATGGGACATCTGAGCTGCTGGGGTGGGTCAGGAATGTGTTCCAGCATTGTGCCAAGATCTGGGGCACGGATGCGTTGGCGCGAGAGCTCGAGTATGTTCAGGAGGTGTTCAGTGTTAGCGAGGATTCGAAAGGGAAGAAATTGTTCGAGAAATGTACTGATCTGATCGAAAGACTGAAGGTTGTTCAAGCTGAATCGATGGGTCCTGAAGTTCTGCTTCAGGCGCTCCAAG AGATTGAGCTAGATGATGCTCCAGAGATCACTGAAAACGAAAAACAGGTGCAGCAGAACACTGATCCCCATGAAACCTGCAACAATCAACTCTCTGAATATGTCCAAGAAACTGCAATGACGAACAAGAAGGTTCGCCTCTCTGTCGATGCCATCACCGACGGCGAGGTGGAGAAGGCCAAGGAGGccgagcagcagctgcagcccatggcggcggagcaggaggaggtcccgccaccgccggcgagcagcagcggcggcgtggcggcgccgacgacgcagAACGCGATGCTGTGCAAGATACTCGACGCGCTGAGCGgcatgccgtcgccgccgtcgtccgagtccgccgccgcggtgtCCAAGGTGCATGAGCTGCTGCGCGAGGCCCTGAGCATGCCGCGCAGCTccggccgcgccaccgccgccgccgtcgacgacgacgacgtggcgcAGAACGGGAGAGACAGAAATGACGGCGACGACCCGCGGCAGATGATGATGCTGAAGGAGATCTATGACATGGTGATCGGCatgacgaagacgatgacgaaATGA